From one Bradysia coprophila strain Holo2 unplaced genomic scaffold, BU_Bcop_v1 contig_248, whole genome shotgun sequence genomic stretch:
- the LOC119078343 gene encoding uncharacterized protein F21D5.5-like: MVGCPGSGKSTFATTHLVSSGYKWINQDTLKTWQNCLKHLENAVTETRRRYIDAAKKLKIQCRCFVTDVPFAHSKHNNIYRELANSTHKPVNDIVMNTFNKHYEQPTVAEGFQEVVKVNFIPEFNSIDEEHLYLYRMYLVDS, translated from the exons ATGGTTGGATGTCCCGGCTCCGGAAAGAGTACATTTGCTACAACTCATCTCGTTTCCAGCGGCTACAAATGGATCAATCAGGACACACTGAAGACATGGCAGAACTGTCTGAAACATTTGGAAAACGCTGTGACG GAAACTCGTAGGCGTTACATTGATGCGgcaaagaaattgaaaattcagtgTCGCTGTTTCGTCACGGATGTACCATTTGCCCATTCCAAGCACAACAATATTTACCGTGAATTGGCCAATTCGACGCACAAACCGGTCAATGACATCGTCATGAATACATTTAA CAAACACTATGAACAGCCGACAGTTGCTGAGGGTTTCCAGGAAGTGGTCAAAGTGAATTTTATCCCGGAATTCAATAGCATTGATGAGGAACACCTGTACCTGTACAGAATGTATTTAGTCGACTCGTAA
- the LOC119078295 gene encoding uncharacterized protein F21D5.5-like, whose translation MKCYLKCVGDARHDPIEIRNDVETFIGRLRATEIKDVMCSRNQVSLRADFDKRNVNVKALGVNNSGINGFALKKDKMYVLQPDDVLEILLGKYFYEIVFESDPATDERTDQASVTPTVTTVKNANGVWESVGDGKLLIFTPDNVRASNKVAAYDLDGTIITTKSEKRFPQDVDDWKIFPYVAPKLSSLHQDDYKIVFFTNQNGISLGKYKVEDYKKKTEAIVTKLNLPIQVFAATGKTIYRKPMLGMWNYLCEHKNQSVKINKNESIFVGDAAGRPANKVLKTKKDHSTADRLFALNIGIKFQTPEEHFLKHSTSTWVRPLFDPKSFVASKSLLDPPDSRLVSTKLEVILMVGCPGSGKSTFATTHLVSSGYKWINQDTLKTWQNCLKHLENAVTAKQNSVIDNTNPSKETRRRYIDAAKKLKIQCRCFVMDVPFAHSKHNNIYRELTDSTHKPVNGIVMNTFNKHYEQPTVAEGFQEVVKVNFIPKFNSIDEEHLYRMYLVDS comes from the exons ATGAAGTGCTATCTAAAGTGTGTTGGCGATGCCCGTCATGATCCCATTGAAATTAGAAACGATGTGGAAACATTTATCGGAAGACTGAGAGCCACCGAAATAAAGGACGTTATGTGTTCGAGGAATCAAG TATCTTTGAGAGCAGATTTCGACAAACGTAATGTTAATGTGAAAGCGTTGGGCGTTAACAATTCAGGAATAAACG GTTTTGCAttgaaaaaagataaaatgtaCGTCCTGCAACCCGACGATGTCCTAGAAATTCTCCTGGGTAAATATTTCTATGAAATCGTATTTGAATCGGACCCTGCCACCGATGAACGAACTGATCAAGCATCGGTGACTCCAACGGTTACAACAGTCAAAAATGCCAACGGTGTATGGGAGTCTGTCGGCGatggaaaattattgattttcacGCCGGACAACGTAAGGGCTTCGAACAAG GTTGCTGCCTATGATCTCGATGGAACTATCATAACGACAAAATCTGAGAAGAGGTTTCCGCAAGATGTCGATGATTGGAAGATTTTCCCGTATGTAGCCCCTAAGCTGAGTAGTCTGCATCAGGACGattataaaattgtgtttttcacCAATCAAAATGGAATTTCTTTAGGAAAGTACAAAGTGGAGGATTACAAG aaaaagacCGAGGCTATCGTTACGAAACTGAATCTGCCGATACAAGTGTTTGCAGCTACTGGTAAAACAATCTACAGGAAACCGATGCTTGGAATGTGGAATTACTTGTGTGAACAT AAAAATCAATCggtcaaaatcaacaaaaacgaaaGCATTTTCGTTGGTGACGCTGCAGGTCGGCCAGCAAATAAAGTGCTTAAGACAAAGAAAGATCACTCCACAGCAGATCGGCTATTCGCATTGAACATTGGAATCAAATTTCAAACTCCGGAGGaacattttttg aaacacTCAACGTCAACGTGGGTCAGACCGCTATTCGATCCAAAAAGTTTTGTCGCATCGAAATCTTTATTGGATCCACCAGACAGTCGGCTTGTTTCGACGAAACTAGAAGTCATTCTTATGGTTGGATGTCCCGGCTCCGGAAAGAGTACATTTGCTACAACTCATCTAGTTTCCAGTGGCTACAAATGGATCAATCAGGACACACTAAAGACATGGCAGAACTGTCTGAAACATTTGGAAAACGCTGTCACG gctaaacaaaattcagttaTCGACAATACAAATCCGTCAAAGGAAACTCGTAGGCGTTACATTGATGCGgcaaagaaattgaaaattcagtgTCGCTGCTTTGTCATGGACGTACCATTTGCCCATTCCAAGCACAACAATATTTACCGTGAATTGACCGATTCGACGCACAAACCGGTCAATGGCATCGTCATGAATACATTTAA CAAACACTATGAACAGCCGACAGTTGCTGAGGGTTTCCAGGAAGTGGTCAAAGTGAATTTTATCCCGAAATTCAATAGCATTGATGAGGAACACCTGTACAGAATGTATTTAGTCGACTCGTAA